In the genome of Planctomyces sp. SH-PL62, the window CGACAGGGCGAATTCATCGGCCGCCGAAACGTCCAGGCTTCGGAGCTCCTCGCACGACAGGGGACGGCATCCAGGTCGCGTCATCGCTCGTTCTCCCTCTTCGCGTCGACGTTGACAAGGACCTCACCGACTTCGACACTACAGGAACCGCCCCCGACGAGTAAGGGGGGAGACCCCCCGCCCCGAGGAAGCCCCGCCATGCCGATCTACGAGTACCGCTGCGAACCCTGCGACCACGCCTTCGAAACCCTGATCCGCGGCCAGTCCGACGTGGCCCGCTGCCCCAAGTGCGGCAACGACAAGGTCGCCAAGCAGTTCAGCGTCCCGGCCGGCACCCCCACCGGCACCCTCGGCTACTCCCCCGCCTCCGCCCCCGGCCTCGCCGCCGCCGGCTGCGGCAAACCCGGCTGCGGCCCCGGCGGCTGCGCCGCCATGTAAGGCAAGCCGGACGACGCCGATGCTCCTCTCACCCATCACTCGCGGCCCGGCCGACCGGGCCGTGGGTGCCTGACCAACGTCGGGTCCGAATCCCGTCGACCAGCCGCGAAGTGCATATTCGCCGGATCCGGTCGGATTACGCTTCGACCTCTTCCAACTCCTGCTCCACATCTTCAAGCGATTCATCCTCGAAGTCGAAGCTGGCCTGTTCCTCCAGCCACTTCCGATGCAGGGCCGCATCCGACTTCATCGCCAGTTCGAGGGCGAGCGACTCCCTGTACTGACTCGCTTCCGCTTCGATCGTCCAGGCTGTGTCGAGTCGCAGTTCGTCGACCACATTCTTGAGTTCCTGCAAGCTGACTCGGAAGAATTCCTTCCGTTTGTTGGTCTTGTTGACCTGCCTCTCGACGAATCGCTTGTGCAGGGCGTTTTCCAGACCAGGAGCGTCTTCGGACGAGATCATGGCGTGCACGTCGAACGGGAACGGCACGCTGGCGTCGCCCAGCTCCCTGACCCGCTCGGTGGGATCGAGCCGTCGAGTGAGCCCGATCTTGTAGACGTTTTCTCCGAACGATCCGATGTTGGAGATCACGTAGACGTAACCCTTTTTCGTCTGCCGGGCCATCGAGATCGCCTTCTTGCCCTTCTCCTCCGCCTCGACGAGCCTGACCCTAAGCTCCGAGAGCTGGGCTGTGAACATGGATTTCTCCGCCTCGCTCGCCTCCTCGAGCTGCTTTCTGACCCTGTCGATGGCCTTGTTGACCAGTTCTTCCTCGCGGGCGGCCTGCTTGATCGCCCGTTCGA includes:
- a CDS encoding FmdB family zinc ribbon protein, whose translation is MPIYEYRCEPCDHAFETLIRGQSDVARCPKCGNDKVAKQFSVPAGTPTGTLGYSPASAPGLAAAGCGKPGCGPGGCAAM